One Melitaea cinxia chromosome 20, ilMelCinx1.1, whole genome shotgun sequence DNA segment encodes these proteins:
- the LOC123663699 gene encoding uncharacterized protein LOC123663699: MSTRRTREFTLTESEILEYLVADNNGDEDGLLLDEEDQQFLAQDIDEGLSSVEIEPSIPPSVSENIQNEEKRLQQEIPQTSTETVPSFNWRKNSYIPHQFHDQEGYKYGEVNILDSLTSSNFFPINIFNAVTNFDQLIDDIIVPESEQYALQNGRSFILSSAEAKRSFPSSVTTNKSISHTPKLETPSHFMVKANIRKRYGRMGSLPDLTERSRPHSIRTAARTVSDPHRHRTIITQIPVNTIYKKEWPWRKSKAPIKVPAVVANRRRDSAASSVGAASVRRLITRQPPKIPKPLVTRFTLLCVASGLCSTALLPFTAFAGAEAGAMPLAIMHATAAVVAPFSPIILQKLGTRIAITTAHVLVCILLTAHTIATPLSILLPLYAICGITLSPMSLALFVSASTLSQAAGDECRRKVALRRALRALRAAQDLGLVFGSLLLGGALMIWPDNLSPPQLTLTSDDNSSITKWSEEYSLDDDYEERTCGSAGCPGVQFLLGSSLSADGRRFLVALWATLVLAAACLGFYGAASTPAPPPDTRSVVKDPRALLGAPMGLFIGLQQGFIYTSYIKWYGVCVGGWTGAWRALCGAGALQGLAAGTLSMAAARGRRGALAAGGAAAHASLLLALLRWRAERSDLALPAVAAAAWGACAALWDVLQAGVCVGGGGWRGPWSATLCARHAGLALACAARSLLCVRTQLAVLALSLASALAAQATLELRLRRTDRHRS; this comes from the exons ATGTCTACGAGAAGGACTAGGGAGTTTACGTTAACGGAAAGTGAGATTTTGGAATATTTAGTAGCTGATAATAATGGCGACGAGGATGGACTTCTTTTGGACGAAGAAGATCAACAATTTCTGGCGCAAGACATTGATGAAGGTCTTTCCAGCGTTGAGATTGAACCTAGCATTCCTCCGAGTGTTAGCGAAAATATACAGAATGAAGAGAAGCGATTGCAACAAGAAATTCCACAAACAAGCACAGAAACTGTACCCTCCTTCAACTGGAGAAAAAACTCCTACATACCGCATCAATTTCATGATCAAGAAGGCTACAAATATGGCGAAGTTAATATTTTGGATAGTCTTACTAGTTCAAATTTCTTtcctataaatattttcaatgcaGTTACGAATTTCGATCAATTAATTGACGACATTATTGTACCTGAATCGGAACAATACGCATTGCAAAATGGAAGGTCTTTTATTCTCTCTAGTGCTGAGGCCAAG AGAAGTTTTCCATCTTCAGTAACCACAAATAAGTCGATAAGTCATACCCCAAAACTGGAAACGCCTTCTCACTTTATGGTGAAGGCAAATATAAGGAAGAGAT ATGGTCGTATGGGCAGCCTACCGGATCTGACGGAGCGATCGCGGCCGCACAGCATCCGGACTGCGGCGCGGACCGTGTCCGATCCGCACCGGCACCGCACAATTATCACTcag ATACCCgtaaatacaatatacaaaaagGAATGGCCGTGGAGAAAATCGAAAGCACCAATAAAAGTTCCTGCTGTTGTGGCTAATCGGCGAAGAGATTCGGCCGCATCTTCAGTCGGTGCGGCCTCAGTTCGTCGCCTCATCACCAGACAACCTCCGAAAATACCGAAGCCTCTCGTAACTCGTTTTACTCTGCTATGTGTAGCCAGTGGGCTCTGTTCGACTGCCCTCCTACCTTTTACAGCCTTCGCGGGTGCGGAGGCTGGTGCCATGCCGCTCGCGATCATGCACGCTACAGCAGCAGTAGTTGCACCATTTTCTCCAATCATATTACAGAAATTGGGAACGAGGATTGCGATAACGACAGCGCACGTCCTGGTCTGCATCCTTTTGACGGCGCATACAATAGCTACACCACTTTCGATTCTTTTACCATTGTATGCGATATGTGGCATAACACTGTCCCCGATGTCGTTGGCGCTATTTGTATCGGCGTCCACGTTATCTCAGGCGGCTGGCGATGAGTGTAGAAGAAAGGTGGCTTTACGGAGGGCATTAAGAGCTCTTCGGGCAGCGCAAGACTTAGGTCTCGTGTTTGGATCGCTCTTACTCGGAGGTGCACTAATGATTTGGCCGGACAACCTCTCACCACCACAGCTTACGTTGACTTCAGATGATAACTCCTCCATCACGAAATGGTCCGAGGAATACTCATTGGATGACGATTATGAG GAAAGGACGTGTGGATCGGCAGGATGTCCCGGCGTCCAGTTCCTGCTGGGTTCGTCTCTGAGTGCCGACGGTCGGAGGTTCCTCGTCGCTCTATGGGCGACGCTTGTTTTAGCCGCGGCTTGCCTTGGTTTTTACGGCGCCGCATCCACCCCCGCTCCCCCACCTGATACGCGCTCTGTCGTGAAGGACCCCAGAGCACTATTAGGCGCCCCCATGGGACTATTCATTGGTCTTCAGCAAGGATTCATTTATACGTCTTACATCAAG TGGTACGGCGTTTGCGTGGGGGGCTGGACGGGCGCGTGGCGCGCGCTGTGCGGCGCGGGCGCGCTGCAGGGGCTCGCCGCGGGCACGCTGAGCAtggcggcggcgcgcgggcgGCGGGGCGCgctggcggcgggcggcgccgCGGCGCACGCCTcgctgctgctggcgctgcTGCGTTGGCGCGCGGAGCGAAGCGACCTCGCCCTCCCCGCCGTAGCAGCGGCGGCGTGGGGCGCTTGCGCGGCGCTGTGGGATGTTTTACAG GCGGGTGTGTGCGTGGGAGGGGGTGGCTGGCGCGGGCCTTGGTCAGCCACGCTTTGTGCGCGGCACGCAGGGCTGGCACTGGCGTGCGCCGCGCGATCTCTCCTCTGCGTGCGGACACAACTCGCGGTACTCGCTCTGTCCCTCGCATCAGCACTCGCTGCGCAGGCAACCCTAGAACTACGCTTGCGCCGCACGGACCGACATCGCTCCTAG